In Monodelphis domestica isolate mMonDom1 chromosome 3, mMonDom1.pri, whole genome shotgun sequence, the following proteins share a genomic window:
- the LOC107651089 gene encoding retinitis pigmentosa 9 protein homolog: MPPPPGPGRAGPDAAAGPERRGGPKRAREAAELEQQRRQEQKRRRRDAQQRQQLQHLESFYEKPPPGLIKEDETKPEDCIPDVPGNEHAREFLAHAPTKGLWMPLGKEVKVMQCWRCKRYGHRTGDKECPFFIKGNQKLEQFRVAHEDPMYDIIRENKRHEKDVRIQQLKKLLEDSTSDEDGTSSSSSECKEKHKRKKKKEKHKKRKKEKKKRKKKKKKHKSKSNESSDSD; this comes from the coding sequence ATGCCTCCGCCCCCCGGGCCAGGCCGCGCGGGCCCCGATGCTGCTGCAGGCCCGGAGCGCCGGGGCGGCCCCAAGCGGGCCCGGGAGGCCGCCGAGCTAGAGCAGCAGCGGCGCCAGGAGCAGAAGCGGCGGCGGCGGGACGCGCAACAGCGGCAGCAGCTGCAGCACCTCGAGTCCTTTTACGAaaaacctcctcctggacttaTTAAGGAAGATGAGACTAAGCCAGAAGACTGTATCCCAGATGTACCAGGCAATGAACACGCCAGAGAATTTCTGGCTCATGCTCCAACTAAAGGACTCTGGATGCCCCTGGGGAAAGAAGTCAAGGTTATGCAATGCTGGCGCTGTAAACGGTATGGACACAGAACAGGTGACAAAGAATGCCCATTCTTTATCAAAGGCAATCAGAAATTAGAACAATTCAGAGTAGCACACGAAGATCCCATGTATGACATCATAAGAGAGAATAAGCGGCATGAAAAGGATGTGAGGATACAGCAGTTAAAGAAGCTACTAGAAGATTCTACCTCAGATGAAGATGGCACTAGTTCCAGCTCCTCAGAATGTAAGGAGAAgcataagagaaagaagaagaaagagaaacataagaaaaggaaaaaggagaagaaaaagagaaagaaaaagaaaaaaaagcacaaatcTAAATCAAATGAGAGTTCAGACTCTGACTAA